CTCAACTATTTCGGCAACACGAAGATCAGTTTTGAAAAAGTCGTCGATGGAAATTGATTCAATTTTTTCAAAATCCTCTTCTTCAACAGGTTCAGGAGCAGTTTTTTGCTTTATCTCTTCAATTTCACTGTCTTCGATCTTCTTAAACAAAATCTCGGGGGTTCCGAGCACTTCGCCTTCAACAAGATTCAGCTTTCCGGCATTCAGCCATTCAACAGATCTTTTATTGAGCATCTTAAGAATTTTTGCCGATGTGTTCGGGATGACCGGCATAAAAAGTTCTGCCAGGGTGTATATCGTCTGAACACAGAGATGAAGTGTTGTTGAACACCTTTCCCTGTCACTTTTCAGAGTTTTCCAGGGCTCGGAATCGTTGAAATATTTGTTTCCGGCTCTCGCAAGATTCATCACTTCAAGGGTTGCATCCTTGAATCTGTATTGCTCCATCAGTTCAGCTATTTTAGACGGATGATCCTCAAGCATGTTCAGAAGCTCGTTATCCCTCTCGTCAAGCGTATACAGAGGCGGCACTTTACCTTCAAAGTTTTTATGGATGAAGGTTAATGTCCTGTTTACAAAATTTCCGAGTATATCGGCAAGTTCATTATTGTGTTTTGCCTGAAAATCTTTCCACGAAAAATCGGTATCACGGTACTCGGGTGCATTCATCGTAAGCGTATAACGCAAAGAATCAGCCTCAAATTTTGCGAGAAAGTCGATAACATCAATGCCCCATTTCCTGCTTTTGGAGAATTTTTTCCCTTCAAAGTTCAGGAACTCATTTGCAGGCACATTCTGTGGGAGAACGAATTTTTCAGAATGTCTGTCGTTCCATGCCATTAGAAGGGCAGGAAAAATTATTGTGTGAAAAACGATGTTGTCTTTCCCGATAAATGCCACATATTTAGTGTCGGAGTCCTGCCAGTAATCACGCCAGCCATCTTCTTCACCGCGATGTTTAAACAACTCTTTTGTAGCGGAAATATAGCCAAGAACTGCTTCAAACCAGACATACAAGACTTTATTGTCCACACCTGCTATCGGAAGCTTCACTCCCCAGTCAAGATCACGGGTGATGGCTCTGTCCTGCAAACCGGCAGTAAACCACCCTTTGCAGTATTGAAGAACATTCTCCTTCCAGCCGTATGTCACATCCATCTCGTTCACATACTTTTCAAGCCTCTCCTGAAACTTTCCGAACGGGAAAAACCAGTGGGAGGTCTCCCTCAGCTCAGGTCTTTCTCCTGTTATTTTGCTGACGGGATTGATAAGTTCCGAGGGATCATAAAGAGAACCACAGTTTTCACATTCGTCACTTCTTGCACTCTCATTTCCACATTTCGGACAGGTACCTTCAACATATCTGTCAGGGAGGAACATCTTTCGGGAATTGTCATAAAACTGCATCGACTTCTTTTCAACGAGAAGTCCGCTGTTATAATATTCGAGAAAAAATTCAGTTGCCGTTTTGTGATGCTCAGGAATGCTTGTCCGGCTGTAGATGTCGAAACTCATCCCGAATTTATCGAAAGACTCTTTGTTTATTGTATGAAAACGGTCAATAATTACATTAGGTGAAACCTTTTCATTATCTGCGGTTATGGTTATCGGTACTCCATGTTCATCAGATCCGCAGACAAATATAATGTCTCTTCCTCTAAGACGCTGATATCTTACATATGTGTCTGCAGGAAGATATGCTCCTGCGAGGTGCCCAAGATGTATTGGCCCGTTTGCGTAGGGAAGTGCG
This Bacteroidota bacterium DNA region includes the following protein-coding sequences:
- the metG gene encoding methionine--tRNA ligase, which gives rise to MFNVFKNKFMDKNLSHEKILVTAALPYANGPIHLGHLAGAYLPADTYVRYQRLRGRDIIFVCGSDEHGVPITITADNEKVSPNVIIDRFHTINKESFDKFGMSFDIYSRTSIPEHHKTATEFFLEYYNSGLLVEKKSMQFYDNSRKMFLPDRYVEGTCPKCGNESARSDECENCGSLYDPSELINPVSKITGERPELRETSHWFFPFGKFQERLEKYVNEMDVTYGWKENVLQYCKGWFTAGLQDRAITRDLDWGVKLPIAGVDNKVLYVWFEAVLGYISATKELFKHRGEEDGWRDYWQDSDTKYVAFIGKDNIVFHTIIFPALLMAWNDRHSEKFVLPQNVPANEFLNFEGKKFSKSRKWGIDVIDFLAKFEADSLRYTLTMNAPEYRDTDFSWKDFQAKHNNELADILGNFVNRTLTFIHKNFEGKVPPLYTLDERDNELLNMLEDHPSKIAELMEQYRFKDATLEVMNLARAGNKYFNDSEPWKTLKSDRERCSTTLHLCVQTIYTLAELFMPVIPNTSAKILKMLNKRSVEWLNAGKLNLVEGEVLGTPEILFKKIEDSEIEEIKQKTAPEPVEEEDFEKIESISIDDFFKTDLRVAEIVEAERVKKSEKLIKVQVSFGKEKRQVIAGIGKAYNPEDLIGKKVIVVANLKPAKLMGLESQGMILAVETPDGGLNVVEVAGTIKNSTKVK